One genomic segment of Panicum virgatum strain AP13 chromosome 2N, P.virgatum_v5, whole genome shotgun sequence includes these proteins:
- the LOC120661706 gene encoding NAC transcription factor NAM-B2-like yields MRSMESTDSSSGSAPPRRRQQQQPGSAPDLPPGFRFHPTDEELVVHYLKKKAASAPLPVAIIAEVDLYKFDPWELPDKATFGEHEWYFFSPRDRKYPNGARPNRAATSGYWKATGTDKPILASTGSREKVGVKKALVFYRGKPPKGLKTNWIMHEYRLADAAGSTTAHRPPPGAAGGGKATSLRLDDWVLCRIYKKANKLGVGDHQRSLECEDSVEDAVVAAYHTHSAAPVVAAAGGGGAHGGNYTSLLHHHNGHEDHFLDGLLTAEDAAGLSAGASSLSHLAAAARAAPSATKQLLVPSSTPFNWLDAPALAILPPTKRFHDGGMSLSSPSDRNHLAAVGAGAVDNGASAGASAIPTFLNPLGVQAAATYHHHAILGTPVPPEAAAAAAYSFQHPYQLSGVNWNP; encoded by the exons ATGAGGTCCATGGAGAGCACGGACTCGTCGTCCGGCTcggcgccaccgcggcggcggcagcagcagcagccgggatCGGCGCCGGACCTCCCGCCGGGGTTCCGGTTCCACCCCACGGACGAGGAGCTCGTCgtccactacctcaagaagaaggccgcctccgcgccgctgcCCGTCGCCATTATCGCCGAGGTCGACCTCTACAAGTTCGACCCGTGGGAGCTCCCTG ATAAGGCGACCTTCGGGGAGCACGAGTGGTACTTCTTCAGCCCGAGGGACCGCAAGTACCCCAACGGAGCGCGGCCGAACCGGGCGGCGACGTCTGGCTACTGGAAGGCCACCGGCACCGACAAGCCCATCCTGGCATCCACCGGCAGCCGCGAGAAGGTCGGCGTCAAGAAGGCCCTCGTGTTCTACCGCGGGAAgccgcccaaggggctcaagACCAACTGGATCATGCACGAATACCGCCTCGCGGACGCCGCAGGTTCCACCAccgcccaccggccgccgcccggcgccgccggcggtggcaaGGCCACCTCTCTCAGG CTAGACGACTGGGTGTTGTGCCGCATCTACAAGAAGGCCAACAAGCTCGGAGTCGGCGATCACCAGAGGAGCCTGGAGTGCGAGGACTCCGTCGAGGACGCGGTGGTAGCCGCGTACCATACCCACTCCGCCGCGCCTGTCGTGGCCGCTGcggggggaggaggggcgcatGGCGGAAACTACACCTCGCTGCTCCACCACCATAACGGCCACGAGGACCACTTCCTCGACGGCCTGCTTACTGCGGAGGACGCCGCCGGCCTCTCGGCGGGCGCCAGCTCCCTGAGCCatctcgccgcggcggcgagggcggcgccatCTGCCACCAAGCAGCTCCTCGTCCCCTCCTCCACCCCGTTCAACTGGCTCGACGCGCCAGCGCTCGCGATCCTTCCTCCGACAAAGAGGTTTCATGACGGCGGTATGTCCCTGTCGTCGCCGTCCGACAGAAACCACCTGGCTGCTGTTGGCGCCGGTGCCGTCGACAAtggcgccagcgccggcgccagTGCCATCCCTACGTTCCTCAATCCGCTCGGCGTGCAAGCCGCGGCGACCTACCACCACCACGCCATTCTCGGCACGCCGGTGCCGCCGGAAgctgccgcagccgccgcctacTCTTTCCAGCATCCCTACCAGCTCTCCGGGGTGAACTGGAACCCGTGA